The Pseudanabaena galeata CCNP1313 genome includes a region encoding these proteins:
- a CDS encoding DUF3082 domain-containing protein produces the protein MPEEANLPSPQESPASPFKNLTGAAIAATLATGLYSFTNMVAHKLASAPLQTTNTLANRIATLVRTLLLAIGTGATMIFAVIAVGLVLLTIKQVFMAIAIKK, from the coding sequence ATGCCTGAAGAAGCCAACCTCCCATCTCCACAAGAATCTCCTGCCTCTCCATTTAAAAATCTGACGGGAGCAGCGATCGCCGCTACTCTTGCCACTGGGCTTTACTCATTTACAAATATGGTGGCTCACAAGCTAGCTTCAGCACCTTTGCAAACTACGAATACTCTGGCTAATCGCATTGCCACGCTGGTTCGCACATTATTGTTAGCGATCGGCACTGGCGCAACGATGATTTTTGCGGTAATTGCGGTGGGTTTGGTGTTGCTCACGATTAAACAAGTATTTATGGCGATCGCCATTAAAAAGTAA
- a CDS encoding bifunctional sterol desaturase/short chain dehydrogenase yields the protein MFDRSEAYFCSTVTLVDRVLGTALSFKDKTIAITGASGTMGRALMFELSKRGARIIALTTSPDVSFQITDGNNPAKKEIEVITWQLGHEAALRDRLQTVDILILNHGVNVLGARDSISIYKSYEVNTFSFCRWIDVFLETVESSPNSTKEIWVNTSEAEVNPAFSPLYELSKRAIGDLLTLRRLDNFCTIRKLILGPFKSDLNPYGVMSGSFVAWAIAFLAQLGLHDIIVTINPITFIAYPVKEFWRSLYFRLFSRCQP from the coding sequence ATTTTTGATCGTAGTGAGGCATATTTTTGTAGTACGGTTACACTTGTAGATAGAGTTTTGGGTACAGCCTTGTCATTTAAGGATAAAACAATTGCGATAACAGGCGCTTCAGGCACGATGGGTCGTGCATTGATGTTTGAGCTATCTAAACGAGGGGCAAGAATAATTGCACTAACCACTTCACCTGATGTAAGTTTCCAAATAACAGATGGTAATAATCCAGCAAAAAAAGAAATAGAAGTTATAACTTGGCAACTAGGGCATGAAGCCGCGTTACGAGATCGCTTACAAACCGTTGATATTCTTATTCTAAACCATGGTGTTAATGTCCTAGGTGCAAGGGATTCTATATCAATTTATAAATCCTATGAGGTTAACACGTTTTCTTTTTGTCGTTGGATCGATGTGTTTTTAGAAACTGTCGAGTCTAGCCCAAACTCTACTAAAGAGATTTGGGTAAATACTTCTGAAGCTGAGGTCAATCCTGCTTTCAGTCCATTGTATGAACTCTCAAAACGGGCGATCGGTGATTTATTGACACTACGTCGCCTTGATAACTTCTGCACAATTCGTAAATTGATTTTAGGTCCTTTCAAAAGCGATCTTAATCCCTATGGTGTGATGTCTGGCAGTTTTGTGGCTTGGGCGATCGCCTTTCTAGCACAACTTGGTTTACACGATATCATTGTCACCATTAATCCGATTACCTTCATTGCCTATCCCGTCAAAGAATTTTGGCGATCGCTCTATTTTCGCTTATTCTCACGCTGTCAACCATAG
- a CDS encoding 3'(2'),5'-bisphosphate nucleotidase CysQ family protein, with product MNPLLQSEICQFIREIGQKAIHLRESGFQVDEKGFDDYVTNVDRELDHLLSQRFQSWFPNDVVISEENSRSQELWKQYTELNQKYWFIDPIDGTDDFIHGREFYSVMVGVLEAFQPTLGWIYAPKSDLLYFGGTAINGVFTVTNGNVPEVLYAVPPIGASSDRVIVSKKDDLAYGDAIRAAVPDVEFYTLGSFGLKVMEVVQGRASAYIYLNRRVKLWDTVGPLAIAKAAGLICCDLSGREIGFGYDDIHPEKLTHNQVVVIGWSKFIDEHLKVIYQELHNHIL from the coding sequence ATGAATCCTTTACTACAATCAGAAATTTGTCAGTTTATTCGTGAGATTGGTCAAAAAGCGATTCATCTAAGAGAGTCGGGTTTTCAAGTTGACGAGAAAGGTTTTGATGATTATGTAACCAATGTTGATCGCGAACTCGATCACTTGCTTAGTCAAAGGTTTCAATCATGGTTCCCCAATGATGTGGTGATCAGTGAAGAAAATTCGCGATCGCAGGAACTATGGAAACAATATACGGAATTAAATCAAAAGTACTGGTTTATCGATCCCATTGATGGCACAGATGACTTTATTCATGGGCGTGAATTCTATTCGGTGATGGTTGGAGTTCTGGAAGCATTTCAGCCTACGCTGGGTTGGATCTATGCACCCAAGAGCGATCTTTTATACTTTGGTGGTACGGCGATTAATGGAGTATTCACCGTCACAAATGGGAATGTTCCTGAAGTTCTCTATGCAGTTCCGCCCATAGGAGCAAGTAGCGATCGCGTGATCGTCAGTAAAAAGGATGATCTCGCCTATGGTGATGCGATTCGGGCGGCGGTTCCCGATGTCGAGTTTTATACCCTTGGTAGTTTTGGCTTAAAGGTAATGGAAGTTGTCCAAGGTCGGGCAAGTGCCTATATCTATCTCAATCGTCGGGTCAAGCTCTGGGATACGGTTGGGCCTTTGGCGATCGCCAAAGCCGCAGGGCTAATTTGTTGCGATCTCTCAGGACGAGAAATTGGCTTTGGCTATGATGATATTCATCCTGAAAAGTTAACTCACAATCAAGTCGTTGTCATTGGTTGGTCAAAATTTATTGATGAACATCTTAAGGTGATTTATCAAGAACTTCACAACCATATTTTATAG
- a CDS encoding GMC family oxidoreductase has translation MSTLPSSEIYDAIVVGSGANGGVAAKELSERGLKVLVLEAGRTPDAKADLGHQVRDMAKRFYNLAVSKRQSYQSMHPGYWKANPDLFIDEKDNPYTTPDDQPFYWIRGRQVGGKSLTWGGITLRLSDYEFKAASRDGHEQDWPIAYADLAPYYSKLEQFFQVRGSQEGLAQLPDGEYQPTLPLTPAELHLKQVVETNWSDRCLIPSRGFGLHRPTPEQPWPMYSSLGSSLKAAIATGNVTLRSDAVVSHVIFDPDTRKARGVAYRDRNSKTTHEVFARTVVLCASTIESVRILLHSTEKYQQAGLTNPSGMLGRYLMDHVSTSTFFFLPNIKQTKTFDLSGCDSFFIPCFTNLESQQEKFLRGYGIWGGVQRFDLPSIVRKVGSGSIGFLIAHGEVLPRYNNQIQLSNDVVDAWGIPVPHIECAWSENEHLMLDHMHRQIDEIIKLAGGKNMKLTDMFHVPIFADFVSQMEEIMAFSAPPGYYIHEVGGARMGTSPTNSVVNAHNQIWESPNLFVTDGACWTSSGWQSPTLTEMAITARASAFIAEEMRKGVF, from the coding sequence ATGAGTACCCTTCCCTCTTCAGAAATTTATGATGCGATCGTGGTTGGTTCTGGAGCCAATGGCGGCGTTGCGGCTAAGGAATTGAGCGAACGGGGTCTCAAAGTCCTTGTCTTAGAAGCAGGTCGTACTCCCGATGCTAAGGCAGATCTGGGGCATCAGGTTAGGGATATGGCAAAGCGCTTTTATAACCTCGCTGTTTCTAAGCGACAGTCCTACCAATCGATGCACCCTGGCTATTGGAAGGCAAACCCTGACTTATTTATCGATGAAAAGGATAATCCCTATACCACACCAGACGATCAGCCTTTTTATTGGATTCGGGGGCGACAGGTAGGCGGTAAAAGTTTGACTTGGGGGGGCATCACCCTTCGCCTATCGGATTATGAATTTAAAGCCGCCAGTCGTGATGGACATGAGCAGGACTGGCCGATCGCCTATGCCGATCTCGCACCTTACTACAGCAAATTAGAGCAGTTTTTTCAGGTGCGCGGCAGTCAAGAAGGACTAGCCCAACTGCCCGATGGTGAATACCAACCCACACTACCCCTTACTCCCGCCGAACTGCATTTAAAGCAGGTTGTGGAAACTAATTGGTCTGACCGTTGCCTGATCCCTTCACGGGGCTTCGGACTGCACCGCCCCACCCCAGAGCAACCTTGGCCGATGTATTCTAGCCTAGGATCTTCGCTCAAGGCAGCGATCGCCACGGGTAATGTAACTTTGAGATCGGATGCAGTGGTTAGTCATGTGATTTTTGATCCAGATACGCGCAAGGCTCGTGGTGTGGCATATCGCGATCGCAACAGCAAAACCACCCACGAAGTATTTGCGCGTACAGTCGTTCTCTGCGCTTCCACGATCGAGTCAGTACGAATTCTCTTACATTCCACGGAGAAATATCAACAGGCAGGATTAACCAACCCGTCGGGAATGCTAGGACGTTACCTAATGGATCATGTATCCACTTCCACTTTCTTTTTCTTACCAAATATCAAGCAGACGAAAACCTTCGATTTGTCGGGATGTGATAGCTTTTTTATTCCCTGCTTTACTAATTTGGAATCACAACAAGAGAAATTTTTGCGCGGCTATGGCATTTGGGGTGGGGTACAGCGCTTTGATTTACCAAGCATTGTCCGTAAAGTCGGATCTGGTTCCATTGGCTTTCTGATTGCCCATGGAGAAGTTCTACCTCGTTATAACAACCAAATTCAATTAAGTAATGATGTCGTTGATGCATGGGGAATTCCTGTACCCCATATCGAATGTGCTTGGTCAGAGAACGAACATCTGATGTTAGACCATATGCACCGACAGATTGATGAAATCATTAAACTTGCTGGTGGAAAGAATATGAAGTTGACGGATATGTTCCATGTCCCTATCTTTGCAGATTTTGTCAGCCAAATGGAAGAAATAATGGCATTTTCAGCTCCCCCTGGTTATTACATCCATGAAGTCGGCGGCGCGAGAATGGGAACGTCACCAACAAACTCGGTAGTCAATGCCCATAATCAAATTTGGGAATCTCCTAACCTGTTTGTCACCGATGGAGCTTGCTGGACTTCATCGGGTTGGCAAAGCCCTACTTTAACCGAGATGGCAATTACAGCGAGGGCAAGTGCGTTTATTGCTGAAGAGATGCGTAAGGGTGTTTTTTAA
- a CDS encoding tRNA nucleotidyltransferase/poly(A) polymerase family protein, with protein sequence MQQFPFDFNDLPKPAYLVGGWVRDRLLQRQGKYLDLDFVLPENAVETAQAIARKYKAGFVVLDAERQIARVVFPNGTADFAQQMGSSLIADLGRRDFCMNAIAMECHQLIGDRSLGFGEGLSEREDFIDPFDGIGDLNEKRIRMVAPENLAEDPLRILRGYRQAAQLGFEIEDLTRQVLIKLASGLKSVAAERVRTELGYLLSISNGSQWMTEAVGDHILEDWLPSQHLNLERFAKIEHVISLLLDRFPNLEYFFSKQLAGDRFALVVIKLAALTNSATALDTLGMSRAEQRWLVGILRYLPQFIALLDDASPKKQYKFFQSTLEFFPAIASLALASDYELTKILPWLERWLNPHDAIAYPVALITGDDLRKELGIPPSPKIGELLENVKIAQVEGKISSRQEAIAFVQSIS encoded by the coding sequence TTGCAACAGTTTCCTTTTGATTTTAATGATTTACCCAAACCTGCTTATTTGGTAGGAGGATGGGTGCGTGATCGCCTATTGCAGCGACAAGGTAAATATCTTGATCTTGATTTTGTCTTACCTGAAAATGCAGTGGAAACGGCTCAAGCGATCGCCCGTAAATACAAGGCAGGATTTGTTGTCTTAGATGCAGAGCGTCAAATTGCACGAGTTGTATTTCCAAATGGAACTGCTGACTTTGCTCAACAGATGGGAAGTAGTTTAATTGCGGATCTGGGACGGCGTGACTTTTGTATGAATGCGATCGCAATGGAATGTCATCAATTAATTGGCGATCGGTCATTGGGGTTTGGTGAAGGGTTATCGGAGAGAGAAGATTTTATTGATCCTTTTGATGGAATTGGGGATTTAAACGAAAAAAGGATTAGGATGGTTGCACCTGAGAATTTGGCAGAAGATCCTTTACGGATTTTGCGGGGATATCGACAGGCGGCGCAGTTAGGTTTTGAGATTGAAGATTTAACACGGCAGGTTTTGATCAAACTTGCGTCGGGATTAAAATCTGTAGCTGCGGAACGGGTACGCACCGAATTAGGGTATCTATTGTCAATTAGTAATGGTAGTCAATGGATGACGGAAGCAGTTGGAGATCACATTTTAGAAGATTGGTTGCCAAGTCAGCACTTAAATTTGGAGCGATTTGCTAAAATTGAGCATGTGATTTCGCTTTTGTTAGATCGATTCCCTAATTTAGAATATTTTTTTAGTAAACAGTTAGCAGGCGATCGCTTTGCCTTAGTAGTCATTAAATTAGCAGCTTTGACTAATAGTGCGACCGCATTAGATACTCTTGGGATGAGTCGGGCTGAGCAACGCTGGTTAGTCGGCATTTTGCGTTATCTGCCTCAATTTATCGCACTTTTAGATGATGCTTCTCCTAAGAAACAGTACAAATTCTTTCAATCAACTCTAGAATTTTTCCCAGCGATCGCCTCTCTTGCTTTAGCTAGTGATTATGAGTTAACGAAGATTTTACCTTGGCTAGAGCGTTGGCTCAATCCCCATGATGCGATCGCCTATCCTGTAGCCTTGATTACTGGTGATGATTTAAGAAAAGAGTTAGGAATTCCACCTAGTCCAAAAATTGGAGAACTCCTAGAAAATGTCAAAATTGCTCAAGTTGAAGGCAAGATTTCGTCAAGACAAGAGGCGATCGCTTTTGTGCAATCAATTAGTTAG
- a CDS encoding FAD-dependent oxidoreductase, whose protein sequence is MSDQEDQQYKPENISDRVEDVEDLKPKPSFRPKLRYILGLLFMGVVLSGATARTWQIFNKPKSIEPIAQNTNNPIPLFDRNGYPLLNPPAPEDAEVWECEVAVVGGSLGGVAAAYHSMKTGATTCLIELTPMLGGQVSSQGVSAIDESLLMRYHQQFPLSWTHFKNVIASQPALPEKYSYLKPEAVVADTNSCWVGNLCFTPYAGELASEEFLRESQRSAPKSRWITQTAFKGASFNEKGDRITAIHAVQRIPRDPNYLSQGRLSREIISWFNWNSDETFVKKPIRLQPPIGKQMIVIDSTDTAELIAWANIPHRLGAEGFDTTGELHAVADNPECTQAFTFPFVLKIADDEGRSLKELRKVQPGYSREEHRRDYDLGRFPMFEGNSVFNYRRIVSMNRDDPFKAIPAKGDMTVINWNRGNDWGIMNPPLILTDKQIRDSGQQQNWLGGLNTSALKDGENHALLFAEWLMENYASAEFPLRLMSGVDSPMPTESGLSMYPYIREGRRILGRSAYGQSEFLMREQDIRNDMEGGRNFNPTSIGLTHYAIDMHGCRYRNWEPSKAPSSAPANEDKVRPIIMPFESLIPQRIDNLLMGGKAIAVSHIVNGATRIHVGEWSAGAAAGATAAWIVLQDDPSLTPQAILDRGRIGDLQTLLRSQGLVLEW, encoded by the coding sequence ATGAGCGATCAAGAAGATCAACAATACAAACCAGAAAACATTAGCGATCGCGTCGAAGATGTTGAAGATCTAAAGCCTAAGCCATCTTTTCGCCCTAAATTGCGATACATCTTAGGGTTGTTGTTTATGGGTGTGGTACTTAGCGGCGCAACAGCAAGAACTTGGCAGATTTTTAATAAGCCGAAGTCTATTGAACCGATCGCCCAAAATACTAATAATCCAATTCCATTATTTGATCGCAATGGCTATCCATTACTAAATCCGCCAGCACCAGAGGATGCCGAAGTATGGGAATGCGAAGTAGCTGTTGTGGGAGGTTCATTAGGTGGTGTTGCGGCGGCTTATCATTCAATGAAAACTGGGGCAACAACTTGCCTGATCGAGCTTACTCCGATGCTGGGTGGTCAGGTTAGTTCGCAGGGTGTTAGCGCGATCGATGAATCGTTACTAATGCGTTATCATCAGCAATTTCCCCTCAGTTGGACGCATTTTAAAAATGTTATTGCCAGCCAGCCCGCTTTGCCAGAGAAATATTCTTACCTGAAACCAGAGGCGGTGGTGGCGGACACCAATAGCTGTTGGGTGGGCAATCTTTGCTTTACCCCCTATGCAGGAGAACTTGCATCCGAAGAATTTTTGCGAGAGTCGCAGCGCTCAGCCCCTAAGAGTCGATGGATTACTCAGACTGCCTTTAAGGGCGCGAGTTTTAATGAAAAAGGCGATCGCATTACCGCTATCCATGCTGTACAGAGAATTCCTCGCGATCCTAACTATCTTTCTCAAGGGCGCTTATCTCGTGAAATCATAAGCTGGTTTAACTGGAACTCTGATGAAACCTTTGTTAAGAAGCCCATCCGTTTGCAGCCTCCTATAGGTAAGCAGATGATCGTGATTGATTCCACCGATACTGCTGAATTGATCGCTTGGGCAAATATTCCCCACCGTTTAGGTGCTGAAGGTTTTGATACTACGGGTGAATTACATGCGGTAGCCGACAATCCTGAATGCACACAAGCTTTTACTTTTCCCTTTGTTCTGAAAATTGCCGATGATGAAGGGCGATCGCTCAAAGAACTTCGCAAAGTTCAACCAGGTTATTCCCGTGAAGAGCATCGCAGAGACTATGACTTGGGTAGATTCCCCATGTTTGAAGGCAATAGCGTATTCAACTATCGTCGTATTGTCAGTATGAATCGGGATGATCCTTTTAAGGCAATTCCTGCTAAAGGCGATATGACGGTAATTAACTGGAACCGTGGTAATGATTGGGGGATAATGAATCCTCCTCTAATCTTGACTGACAAGCAAATTCGAGATTCGGGACAACAGCAAAACTGGTTGGGGGGATTGAATACGTCAGCCCTCAAGGATGGGGAAAACCACGCTCTGTTATTTGCGGAATGGCTCATGGAAAATTATGCATCCGCAGAATTTCCTCTACGGTTAATGTCTGGAGTTGATAGCCCGATGCCCACAGAATCAGGGTTGAGCATGTATCCATATATCCGTGAAGGTCGGAGAATTTTGGGAAGATCAGCCTATGGTCAGTCTGAGTTTTTGATGCGTGAGCAAGATATTCGTAATGATATGGAAGGTGGGCGCAATTTTAATCCTACTTCGATTGGGTTGACCCACTATGCGATCGATATGCATGGCTGTCGCTATCGCAATTGGGAACCATCGAAAGCTCCCAGTTCTGCTCCTGCGAATGAGGATAAAGTCCGTCCAATTATCATGCCGTTTGAGAGTTTAATTCCTCAGCGTATTGATAATTTGCTGATGGGTGGTAAGGCGATCGCAGTTAGTCATATTGTTAATGGCGCAACGCGCATCCATGTGGGTGAATGGTCGGCAGGAGCCGCAGCAGGAGCCACTGCTGCTTGGATTGTATTGCAGGATGATCCCTCATTAACTCCACAGGCTATTCTCGATCGCGGTAGGATTGGCGATTTACAGACGCTTTTGCGATCGCAAGGACTGGTTTTGGAATGGTAG
- a CDS encoding HesB/IscA family protein — translation MITLTDAAIARVRNLQTQRATSAPLRLGIKQGGCSGLSYLMDFVDQLEADDNQYEYNGVKIVINNSNLPQLQGLELDYTEDLLGGGFRFRNPNASKSCSCGTSFATPKELGAPVACS, via the coding sequence ATGATTACATTGACCGATGCTGCGATCGCACGCGTAAGAAATCTTCAAACCCAACGTGCCACTTCTGCACCTTTACGTTTAGGTATTAAACAAGGTGGCTGTTCTGGTTTGTCCTATCTAATGGACTTTGTTGACCAACTCGAAGCTGATGACAATCAATACGAGTATAACGGCGTAAAAATTGTGATCAATAATAGTAACTTGCCTCAATTGCAAGGTTTAGAACTTGACTATACAGAAGATTTATTAGGTGGTGGTTTCCGATTCCGTAATCCTAATGCTAGTAAATCTTGTAGTTGTGGAACTTCTTTTGCTACTCCTAAAGAACTTGGCGCACCAGTAGCTTGTAGCTAA